One Kineococcus aurantiacus genomic window carries:
- a CDS encoding Ku protein yields the protein MPRAIWKGAVSFGLVNVPVRVHAATGEHDIRFHQVHRTDGGRVRLRRTCSVCGEEIAYEDVAKGYESPDGRLVVLTDDDLDGLPVASGHEIDVVRFVPADQVDPITLSRPYYLEPEGRAAKPYALLREALVATDRVAVVKVALRQRESMAVLRVRGRAIVLQTVLWPDEVRAPEFEVLEDDVDLRPQELTAAASLVESLAGDFRPEEFEDEYEVAVRELVEARLEDAGAAPTPAPGDAPGGAGDEEVVDLLTALQRSIERARGGAGAATERTGTAQATTGKKTAGTAGKKTAKKATAKTTARKSA from the coding sequence ATGCCGCGCGCGATCTGGAAGGGCGCAGTGTCCTTCGGCCTGGTCAACGTGCCCGTGCGGGTCCACGCCGCCACCGGTGAGCACGACATCCGTTTCCACCAGGTCCACCGTACCGACGGCGGGCGCGTCCGGTTGCGCCGGACCTGCTCGGTGTGCGGCGAGGAGATCGCCTACGAGGACGTCGCCAAGGGGTACGAGAGCCCCGACGGCCGGCTCGTCGTCCTCACCGACGACGACCTCGACGGGCTGCCGGTGGCCAGCGGCCACGAGATCGACGTCGTGCGGTTCGTGCCCGCCGACCAGGTCGACCCGATCACGCTGTCCCGGCCGTACTACCTGGAACCGGAGGGCCGGGCCGCGAAGCCGTACGCGCTGCTGCGCGAGGCCCTCGTCGCGACCGACCGGGTCGCGGTCGTGAAGGTCGCGCTGCGCCAGCGCGAGTCGATGGCCGTCCTGCGGGTGCGGGGCAGGGCGATCGTGCTGCAGACGGTGCTGTGGCCCGACGAGGTCCGCGCCCCCGAGTTCGAGGTCCTGGAGGACGACGTCGACCTGCGCCCGCAGGAGCTGACGGCGGCGGCCTCGCTCGTGGAGTCGCTGGCGGGCGACTTCCGGCCCGAGGAGTTCGAGGACGAGTACGAGGTCGCGGTGCGCGAGCTCGTCGAGGCCCGCCTGGAGGACGCCGGCGCCGCTCCCACCCCGGCCCCGGGCGACGCCCCGGGCGGTGCGGGCGACGAGGAGGTGGTCGACCTGCTGACCGCGCTGCAGCGCTCGATCGAGCGGGCCCGCGGGGGTGCGGGGGCGGCGACGGAGCGGACGGGGACCGCGCAGGCGACGACGGGGAAGAAGACGGCGGGGACGGCGGGGAAGAAGACGGCCAAGAAGGCCACCGCGAAGACCACCGCCCGCAAGAGCGCCTGA
- a CDS encoding MFS transporter, translating into MSAPTPEPPAVRRNLVLAALLAATFMATVDASIVNVALPTLARELHAPASDTVWVTTAFLLAAACCIPATAALGDRVGRRRLFLLGVPLFTLASLACAAAPDLGLLVAARVVQGVASALVLAVPIPVYRHVVPSERLGSVLGLNAMTVALGTSAGPTLGGALLTVAPWPWLFLVNLPIGLVATVLGWRYLPGVPPRPGGFDAAGSVWIAAAIACFLLGVRGLGDTSTLPVSGALLVLTAVLVVLFVRREARTPHPVVPLGLFRRPFTLAVLTASCSFFGQGTAFVALPFLFQESFGDSALRSALLFTPWPLVIVVLAPLSGRAADRVDPTLLALGGLTVLAGGLVSLALLPPDAPTLDVLLRTALCGAGFAVFQSPNNRQMMSAAPLVHAGAAAGVLNLNRTVSQSVGSGAVSVVFVATGVGAGGGHGGAVTVVLALGAAVTAVGAGLAAVRLRGS; encoded by the coding sequence ATGAGCGCACCGACCCCCGAACCGCCCGCCGTGCGGCGCAACCTGGTCCTGGCCGCGCTGCTGGCCGCGACGTTCATGGCCACCGTCGACGCCTCCATCGTCAACGTCGCCCTGCCGACCCTGGCCCGCGAGCTGCACGCCCCGGCCTCGGACACCGTCTGGGTGACCACGGCGTTCCTGCTCGCCGCGGCCTGCTGCATCCCGGCGACCGCGGCCCTGGGCGACCGGGTCGGGCGGCGGCGGCTGTTCCTGCTCGGCGTCCCGCTGTTCACGCTGGCCTCCCTGGCCTGCGCCGCCGCCCCCGACCTGGGGCTGCTGGTGGCGGCCCGCGTCGTCCAGGGGGTCGCGTCCGCCCTCGTGCTGGCCGTCCCCATCCCCGTCTACCGGCACGTCGTCCCGTCCGAGCGGCTCGGCAGCGTGCTGGGCCTGAACGCCATGACGGTCGCGCTCGGCACGTCGGCGGGGCCGACGCTGGGCGGGGCGCTGCTGACGGTGGCGCCCTGGCCGTGGCTGTTCCTCGTCAACCTGCCGATCGGCCTGGTCGCGACCGTCCTGGGCTGGCGGTACCTGCCGGGGGTGCCGCCGCGGCCGGGCGGGTTCGACGCGGCCGGGTCGGTGTGGATCGCGGCGGCCATCGCCTGCTTCCTGCTGGGTGTGCGGGGCCTGGGCGACACCTCGACACTGCCGGTCTCGGGGGCGCTGCTGGTCCTGACGGCCGTGCTGGTGGTGCTGTTCGTCCGGCGCGAGGCCCGCACCCCGCACCCGGTGGTCCCGCTGGGCCTGTTCCGCCGGCCCTTCACCCTGGCCGTGCTGACGGCGTCGTGCTCGTTCTTCGGCCAGGGCACGGCGTTCGTCGCGCTGCCGTTCCTGTTCCAGGAGTCCTTCGGGGACAGCGCGTTGCGGTCGGCGCTGCTCTTCACGCCGTGGCCGCTGGTGATCGTCGTGCTCGCGCCGCTGTCGGGGCGGGCGGCGGACCGGGTGGACCCGACGCTGCTGGCCCTGGGCGGGCTCACCGTCCTGGCGGGGGGCCTGGTGTCGCTGGCGCTGCTGCCCCCCGACGCCCCGACGCTGGACGTCCTGCTGCGCACGGCGCTGTGCGGGGCCGGTTTCGCGGTGTTCCAGTCCCCGAACAACCGGCAGATGATGTCGGCCGCCCCGCTGGTCCACGCCGGGGCGGCCGCGGGGGTCCTGAACCTCAACCGGACGGTGTCGCAGTCGGTGGGCTCGGGCGCGGTGAGCGTGGTGTTCGTGGCCACCGGGGTCGGCGCCGGCGGCGGTCACGGCGGGGCGGTGACGGTGGTGCTGGCGCTGGGCGCGGCCGTCACCGCGGTGGGTGCGGGGCTGGCCGCGGTGCGCCTGCGCGGGTCGTGA
- a CDS encoding nitroreductase family deazaflavin-dependent oxidoreductase, with translation MPIPMAVARANRAVLNRVVRRVAPRTRSLGLLTHRGRRSGREFTIPVNVFEVESGGAGRIRLALTYGPGTDWVRNVLAAGGCTLRFRGRTLELTDPRLVHDPTRAGMPPFVRFALARLGVEEFLDLTVVR, from the coding sequence GTGCCGATCCCGATGGCGGTGGCCCGCGCCAACCGCGCCGTCCTGAACCGCGTGGTGCGCAGGGTCGCGCCGCGCACCCGGTCCCTTGGGCTGCTCACCCACCGGGGCCGGCGGTCCGGGCGGGAGTTCACGATCCCGGTGAACGTGTTCGAGGTCGAGTCCGGCGGTGCGGGCCGGATCCGGCTGGCCCTGACCTACGGGCCCGGCACGGACTGGGTGCGCAACGTCCTGGCCGCCGGCGGGTGCACGCTGCGGTTCCGGGGACGGACGCTGGAACTCACCGACCCCCGGCTGGTCCACGACCCCACCCGCGCGGGGATGCCGCCGTTCGTGCGGTTCGCCCTGGCCCGGCTGGGGGTCGAGGAGTTCCTCGACCTCACCGTCGTGCGGTAG
- a CDS encoding 3-methyladenine DNA glycosylase, protein MEDFLYTYYSWSPGKLARWHPGVGVVLKDAGERRDWPHYRAVGAGAQVDGETLGRRRATTVRWARDVLAATRGRAPQLACFGLHEWAMVHRTRPEQVRHAGLPLRLGHAGTDEVVESHRIRCSHHDAFRFFTPTAVPLNALQPTRAEQAAQEQPGCLHATMDLYKWAMKLSPAVPGELLLDCFELARDVRVLDMRASPYDVSSLGHRAVAIETPEGKAEYARAQREFAERADPLRAALVEVCDALLAPPAPA, encoded by the coding sequence GTGGAGGACTTCCTCTACACCTACTACTCCTGGTCGCCGGGGAAGCTGGCCCGCTGGCACCCCGGGGTGGGCGTCGTGCTGAAGGACGCCGGTGAGCGCCGGGACTGGCCCCACTACCGCGCCGTCGGCGCCGGCGCGCAGGTCGACGGCGAGACCCTGGGCCGGCGGCGGGCCACCACGGTCCGCTGGGCCCGCGACGTCCTGGCCGCCACGCGCGGCCGGGCCCCGCAGCTGGCCTGCTTCGGCCTGCACGAGTGGGCGATGGTCCACCGCACGCGCCCCGAGCAGGTCCGGCACGCCGGGCTGCCGCTGCGGCTGGGCCACGCCGGCACCGACGAGGTCGTGGAGTCGCACCGCATCCGCTGCAGCCACCACGACGCGTTCCGGTTCTTCACCCCCACCGCGGTCCCGCTCAACGCGCTGCAGCCCACGCGCGCGGAGCAGGCCGCGCAGGAGCAGCCCGGGTGCCTGCACGCGACGATGGACCTCTACAAGTGGGCGATGAAGCTGTCGCCCGCCGTGCCGGGGGAGCTGCTGCTCGACTGCTTCGAGCTCGCCCGCGACGTCCGCGTCCTGGACATGCGCGCCTCGCCGTACGACGTGTCGTCGCTGGGGCACCGGGCGGTCGCGATCGAGACCCCGGAGGGGAAGGCGGAGTACGCCCGCGCGCAGCGGGAGTTCGCCGAGCGCGCGGACCCGCTGCGGGCCGCGCTGGTCGAGGTGTGCGACGCGCTGCTCGCGCCGCCGGCACCCGCGTGA
- a CDS encoding siderophore-interacting protein: protein MEQVVRNPFKRQAPAPRRQRLGVVQRTERIAPHMVRVVFGGPDLADFGVEHADSYVKLVFPVEGVRYDEPFDVAAIRETRPRAEWPVQRTYTVRSVAGGEVTVDFVVHGDEGLAGPWAAAARPGDELWIVGPGGAYTPGDHAPWHLLVGDASALPAISASLERVPAGSVAVAVVEVLSAAEELELTCPADLRLHWVHRGAPDPEALLGFLRSLDLPPGAPQAFVHGEADTVRAVRRWARTELGVTRELLSASGYWRRGRTEEGWRSEKREWNAATETDDAAAGV from the coding sequence GTGGAGCAGGTCGTGCGCAACCCGTTCAAGCGCCAGGCCCCGGCCCCGCGCCGGCAGCGTCTGGGGGTCGTCCAGCGCACCGAGCGGATCGCCCCGCACATGGTGCGCGTGGTGTTCGGCGGCCCCGACCTCGCCGACTTCGGCGTCGAGCACGCCGACTCGTACGTGAAGCTGGTCTTCCCCGTCGAGGGCGTGCGGTACGACGAGCCGTTCGACGTGGCCGCGATCCGGGAGACGCGACCGCGGGCCGAGTGGCCCGTGCAGCGCACCTACACGGTCCGTTCCGTGGCCGGCGGCGAGGTGACGGTCGACTTCGTCGTGCACGGCGACGAGGGTCTGGCGGGGCCGTGGGCGGCCGCCGCGCGCCCCGGCGACGAGCTGTGGATCGTGGGCCCCGGCGGCGCCTACACCCCCGGCGACCACGCCCCCTGGCACCTGCTCGTCGGGGACGCCAGCGCGCTGCCGGCGATCTCGGCGTCGCTGGAACGGGTCCCGGCCGGTTCGGTGGCCGTCGCCGTCGTGGAGGTGCTCTCGGCCGCCGAGGAGCTGGAGCTGACCTGCCCGGCGGACCTGCGGCTGCACTGGGTCCACCGCGGCGCACCCGACCCCGAGGCGCTGCTGGGGTTCCTGCGCTCCCTGGACCTGCCGCCGGGGGCGCCGCAGGCCTTCGTGCACGGCGAGGCCGACACCGTGCGCGCCGTGCGCCGCTGGGCCCGCACCGAGCTGGGCGTCACGCGGGAACTGCTGTCCGCGTCGGGGTACTGGCGCCGCGGTCGCACCGAGGAGGGCTGGCGCTCGGAGAAGCGGGAGTGGAACGCGGCCACCGAGACCGACGACGCGGCCGCCGGCGTCTGA
- a CDS encoding siderophore-interacting protein, giving the protein MSTDTGTAARGTRTRPRQAAYGLFEVQVAAVQRLGASFVRLTFTSPELAGFGAGGYDQRIKLLLLKEPFAAHDVPGDDWYTWWRELPEDVRPTMRTYTVRAFRPATAHAQAELDVDFVLHGVQDGQGGHAGPASRWAAEAVVGDALVLVGPTAPGGGRAWGVEWAPPAEARTLLLAGDETAVPAVSAILEQLPAGVKATALLEVPSAGDLTGLLSEADLTVEWLPRNGSHAPGELLQRRVHEVASALVDEVSAQAAPGTELEDVDLDAGILWEVPEHAVASGPQALYAWLAGECGVVKALRRHLVREVGVPRTSVAFMGYWREGRAEGE; this is encoded by the coding sequence ATGAGCACGGACACCGGAACGGCCGCGCGGGGGACCCGGACGCGACCGCGACAGGCCGCGTACGGCCTGTTCGAGGTGCAGGTGGCGGCCGTCCAGCGCCTCGGGGCGAGCTTCGTGCGCCTCACCTTCACCTCCCCCGAGCTGGCCGGGTTCGGCGCCGGCGGGTACGACCAGCGGATCAAGCTGCTGCTGCTCAAGGAGCCGTTCGCCGCCCACGACGTGCCCGGGGACGACTGGTACACGTGGTGGCGCGAGCTGCCCGAGGACGTCCGCCCGACGATGCGGACCTACACGGTGCGCGCGTTCCGGCCCGCGACGGCGCACGCCCAGGCCGAGCTGGACGTCGACTTCGTCCTGCACGGCGTGCAGGACGGGCAGGGCGGTCACGCCGGGCCGGCGTCGCGGTGGGCGGCCGAGGCCGTCGTGGGCGACGCGCTCGTGCTGGTCGGCCCGACGGCCCCGGGCGGCGGGCGCGCGTGGGGCGTGGAGTGGGCGCCGCCGGCGGAGGCCCGCACGCTGCTGCTGGCCGGCGACGAGACCGCCGTCCCGGCCGTCTCGGCGATCCTGGAGCAGCTGCCGGCCGGGGTGAAGGCGACGGCGCTGCTGGAGGTCCCCTCCGCCGGTGACCTCACCGGCCTGCTCTCGGAGGCGGACCTGACCGTGGAGTGGCTGCCGCGCAACGGTTCGCACGCACCGGGGGAACTGCTGCAGCGGCGCGTGCACGAGGTCGCGTCGGCCCTGGTGGACGAGGTGTCCGCGCAGGCCGCCCCGGGCACCGAGCTGGAGGACGTCGACCTGGACGCCGGGATCCTCTGGGAGGTCCCCGAGCACGCCGTGGCCAGCGGCCCGCAGGCGCTGTACGCGTGGCTGGCCGGGGAGTGCGGTGTCGTCAAGGCGCTGCGGCGCCACCTCGTGCGCGAGGTCGGCGTCCCGCGCACGTCGGTGGCGTTCATGGGGTACTGGCGCGAAGGGCGCGCCGAGGGTGAGTGA